The region GGCGCGAAAAAGGCGCCCGCGCCCGTCGCGCTCAAGCGCGACGATCTCGCGTTCCTGCAGTACACGGGCGGCACGACGGGCGTCGCGAAAGGCGCGATGCTCACGCACGGCAATCTGATCGCGAACCTGCTGCAAGCGAAGGCATGGATCGAGGATCAGCTCACGGGCGACGTCGAGACGGTGCTCACGCCGCTGCCGCTCTATCACATCTATTCGCTGACGGTGAACGCGTTCATCTTCCTCGGCCTCGGCGGGCGCAACATCCTGATCGCGAATCCGCGCGACACGAAGACGATGATGAAGATCCTGCGTCACGAGACCTTCACGGGCATCACCGGCATCAACACGCTCTACAACGCGTTCCTCGACAACGAGGAATTCCGCAAGCGCGACTTCTCGAAGCTCAAGCTCGCGATGGCGGGCGGCATGGCGATGCAGCGCGCGGTCGCCGAGCGCTTCGAGCAGGTGACCGGCTGCCCGATCGTCGAAGGCTACGGGCTCACCGAATGCTCGCCGATCGTCACGATGAACCCGTACGACGCGCACGAAAAGCGTGCATTCAGCGGCACGATCGGCCTGCCCGCGCCGTCGACGATCGTGCGCTTTCGCACGGAGGACGGCGCATGGGCGAACGTCGGCGAGCCGGGCGAGCTGTGCGTGCATGGGCCGCAGGTGATGCGCGGCTACTGGCAGCGCCCCGACGAGACCGCGAAAGTGATCGACGCCGACGGCTGGCTCGCGACGGGCGACATCGGCGTGATGGACGAGCAAGGCTTCATCCGCCTGATCGACCGCAAGAAGGACATGATTCTCGTATCGGGCTTCAACGTGTATCCGAACGAGATCGAAGACGTGCTCGTGTCGCATCCGGGCATCCGCGAAGCGGCGGCGATCGGCATTCCCGATCCCGTTCACGGCGAGCGCATCAAGGTGTTCGTCGTGCCTCGCGACGCATCGCTGACGGTCGAGGACGTGCTCACGCACTGCCGCAAGAACCTGACGGGCTACAAGATGCCGAAGGCCGTCGAATTCCGCGACGCGCTGCCGCAGACCAACGTCGGCAAGATCCTGCGCCGCGCGCTGCGCGACGAGGAACTCGCGAAGCTCGCGAACGCGCCCGCCGATCCGCACGCGAAGCACTGATCCGGGCGAACCGCGCAAGCATGACAACAAGATTCTCGATCGCGTTCTGGGAGGAATGCATGCCGCACACGTTACCGCTGCACCCGTCTTCGTCGTCGCGAACCCGATTCGCGCGGCGCCGCCTCGCCACCGCGTCGGCCGCGCTCTCGCTCTCGCTCTCGCTCATGCTCGGCCACGGCGCCGCGCACGCGCAGGTCAACGCCGAGGCGTCCGCCGCGGTCGAGTCCGGCGCGCAGGAGGCGGCGCTTCCCGCCGAGCTCGCGAAGGTCGCGAAGCTCCCCGTCGAGCAGCAGGCATGCTGGCTGCGCACGGCCGCGCGCCAGGGCACGCTCGAAAAGCTCGACGACGCGACGCTCACCGCGCTCTTCAAGTCGCTCGATCCGCAGACCGTGCCGGATTACGTCGCGGCGGGGCCGATCGGCCATCCGTCGTACGAATTCACGATGCTGCGCCAGGAGCGCATCAGCGGCAAATGGTCGGATACGCCCGATCACATGCTCGTCAAGGTGACGCGCAGCCCGCTGCGCGTCTATGCGAAGTGGCTGCCGGACGGCGCGCACTCCGGCCAGGAAGTGATCTACGATTCCTCCAAGCGCGCCGACGAAATGTACGGCCACTTGGGCGGCCTGCTCGGCAAGGTGCCGATGTGGACGGCCGTCGACGGCACGCTCGCGCGCGCGCAGTCGAACCACCAGGTGCGCGATCTCGGCACGGAGTTCGTCGCGAACCTGTATCTGACCGAGGCGAAGAAGTACCGCGAAGCGGGCGCGCTGAAGCCGACGCACGTCGAGGCGAAGACAGTCAAGGGGGTGCGCGTCGTCGCCCTCACCTACGAGACGCCCGGCGGCCGGCCGCAGTTCTACGCGAAAAAGGAAACGCTCGGGCTCGATCTGCGGCAGCCATATTTCCGCACCGTCGAGTCGTACGACAACGACGGGCGCGTGTTCGAGAAAATCGTGTTCGAGAAGATCACGCCGAAATCGCTCGACGAAACGGCGTTCGATCCGAAGAATCCCGATTACAAATTCTGAGCGGTCATCGTCGCGTCATGCTCGACGCGCGTGACCGGCGCGCCGGCGACGCCGTCGGGCGGCGATGAAAAACGCCGCGCGGCCTTCATCGCACGCGCGGCGTTCTTCTTTCGTTGCGGCGTCCGTTGCGGCGGCGCGACGGGCCCGCGCCGCCTCGGCAAGCCGGCTCGCGCCGTCAGTCGTCATCGTCGTCGTGATGGCGGTGCCACTTGCGCCAATGCTTGTGGTAGTGCTTCCAGTCGTCGTCTTCGTCGTCGCCGCGCCAGCCGTACGCCGGATAACCGACGACCGCGGGCTGCGGCGCGACATAAACCGGCTGCGGCGCCACGTAGACGGGCGCGACCGGCACACCGACGCCGATCGACAGATCCACGCCGCCCGCCGTCGCGGCTCCTGCCGCGCCCAGCAGCGCGACGCCGAGCATCGTGATCGTCAGCCATTTTTTCATGTTCGTCACCTCGTTTCGCCGGCATGGCCGGCCTCTGGCGACACTCTATCGAACCCGCGCCGGCGCAGGTGCAACGGCCGTGCGAGACCTGTAACCCGACGTAACGAAAGTGCGCGCCAACGCGCATTGGCCGATCGGACGGATCGCGCAAACACGCGGGACCGTCTATAGTGGGTAACGGTTAGACACAAACGCTCGCGCGCGCATCGGGTTCGAACAGGGTAAAATCCCGCCAAACGCTGTGTAAGTTCGCATGCGGCGACACGCATAACTCTTAATTGACGCCGGCACCTGCCGCTTTTTAATGGCCAATCCTGCAGAATCCCATCCGCAAAACGACTTCATCAATGCCGCGCGCAAGGAACGCAAGCGCGTCGAAATTTATCTCGTCAACGGTATTCGACTGACGGGTTGCATCGAGTCGTTCGACCAGTATCTGGTGATGCTGCGCACGCCCGTCGGCCTGCAAGGCATCTATAAACGCGCCATCTCGACGATCCAGCTCGACACGGGCGGCTCCCGTCCGGGCGGACGCGGCCCGCGCGCGGGCGGCGCCCACGGCGGCGGCGGACGCCCCGGCGGACGCGAAGGCGGCGGTCATGGCCCGTACGGCTCGCACGGCGGCTCGCGCGAACCCCGCGGCGACGGCGGCGGCTATGGCGCTCGCGAATCGCGCGGCGACGGCGGTTATGGCTCCCGCGAATCGCGCGGCGACGGCGGCTACGGTTCCCGCGAACCGCGTGGCGACGGCGGCTATGGCGCGCGCGAGCCGCGTGAACCGCGCGAGCCCCGCGAGTCTTACGGCGCGCCGCAAGAAGGCGCATCGACGCCGTCCGGCACGCAGGAACGCAACGGCAACGGCCCGGTGATCGTCACGCGCCGTCGCCGTTCGCTCGGCCCGACCGACGGCCAATAAAGGCAGGCCGCCAAATCGAAAGGGCAAGCCGCGACCGGCTTGCCCTTTTTTCTTGCCTGAGCGCGCAGCGCAGCGCCATCGCGAATCCCGGAGCCGCGCAAAGCGGGATCGAGAGCGGGATCGTCCGATCCCGCCCCGTCCGCGGCGCGATCACCGTACCTTCGGCAATCCCGCTTCGGCCTGCCGTTGCAGCGAACGCACCTGCTGCTGCAGCTTGCGCAGTTGATCCTGCCGCTCGCTTTTCTGCTCCCGCAGCGCGACGGTCTCGTCGAGCTTGTCCTTCTGCCGGGTCGCGACAGCCGCCCGCTGCTCACGCGCAATGCTCAGATCCGCCTGTAGCCGGCTCGCCCGCTCCTGGGCAACGGCGATCTGCCGATCGGTCAGCGCCTTCTGCGATTCGAGCTTCGCGGCCTGCAACTCGTTGACCGCAAGCGTCTCCGATTGCTTCGCGAAATCGCGGTAAACCGCCTCCGCGCGCGCTTCGCTCGCCGTCCTGATCACGCGCCAGAATGCCTTTTGCTGGAACAGCGCGACAAAATACGTGCCTTCCTGGATGTTGAGCAGCAGGCTCGCGCCATAGCTGCCGTTGTACGTCGTGCGCATTTCGGTGAGCTCGCGTGCCTGGATCTGGCGCTGCAATTCGTCGATCGTGCTCTTGCCGCCCGCCTCCGTGCTCGCGCCCGCCGCCGGCGCGCCGGCGGGCGCCGACAGATTGACGACAGCCGGCGCCGAAACACCCGGCGACGCCGCGGCGCCGGATGCCGTCAGCGCCGGCGACGCCGCGCCGCCGTTGCCTTCCAATGCCTGCGCATGCGCACCGCAGAGGCCGCCCGCCGCCGCGATCGCGACGAAGACGCGCCCCATTCCCCGTATGTGGCTCATTCCGTTTTTTTCCTGCTTCGATGTGTTGTAGTTTTTCGAATGCCTGTTCGTCGGCCGGCTCGCCGCCTGCTTTCATTCGCTTTCCCGCGCCTCAGGCTCCTCGTCGAAAATCTGATACTTGCGCATCTTTTCCCACAGCACCTTGCGGCTGATTCCGAGATGCTGCGCGGTATCCTGCCGACGCCAACCGTTGGCGTCAAGCGCGGCGATCACGCGATTGCGCTCGGTCATGTCCCATTTGCTGCGATCGACGAACACGTCGGGCGCGCTCTCCGCCGGCGCCGGCTGCGCGGCGCTGCGCGCGTGCGCGATGAGCCGCTGCAGCCGCACGGTATCCCAGCCGCCCGTCTGCCGCACCGTCACGCCGACGCGCTCGGCCAGGTTGCGCAGCTCGCGCACGTTGCCCGGGAAGTACGAATCGGCGACCGCCTCGGCGAGCCAGTAAGGCAGCTCCGGCAGCGCGGCGAGCCGATCCTCGCCGACGATCGACGCGACGAACGACTTGAACAGCGCGATCTTGTCGACGGGCCCGCGCTCCTCGAGCGACGGAATGCTCAACTCGATCACCGCGAGCCGGTAGTATAGGTCCGCGCGGAACAGGCCGTCCTTCACGAGCTGCGGCAGTTTCTTGTTGCTCGCCGCGACGAGCCGGAAATCCACCTTGACGGGCGCGGTCGCGCCGATGCGCAGCACCGCGCCGTCCTCGAGCACGCGCAGCAGCTTCACCTGCTGGTAGAGCGGCAGATCGCCCACTTCGTCGAGAAACAGCGTGCCGCCCGCCGCCTGCTCGAAGTAGCCCTTGTGCGTGCCGACCGCGCCCGTGAACGAGCCCTTCGCGTGGCCGAAGAAGAGCGACTCGAACAGTCCGTCCGGAATCGCGCCGCAGTTCACCGGCACGAACTCGCCCATGCCGTAGCGCGAGTGCTTCTCGTGCAGCAGCTGCGCGATCCGCTCCTTGCCGACGCCCGTCTCGCCGTGCAGCAGCACGTTCGTGTCGCAGTCGGCGAACGTGTCGACTTCCTGCAACAGCGCCTGCATGCAATCCGAGTGCGCGACGAGCGTGCTCGGCTCGA is a window of Burkholderia mallei ATCC 23344 DNA encoding:
- a CDS encoding long-chain-fatty-acid--CoA ligase, whose translation is MTAPVAPAHAHTHAPNTDGIWYASYPKGVPHDIDVTRYESLAQYFDECTTRYAQRVAFISAGARMTYAALARKAAAFASYLQSLGVKPGDRVAIMLPNTFQYPVTLFGTLKAGAIVVNVNPLYTARELAHQLKDSGAQTIIVFENFAKTLQDALPETQIKHVVVTALGDLLADGLNPKGRLINFVLKHVKKLVPAYRLPQAVRLRAALAAGAKKAPAPVALKRDDLAFLQYTGGTTGVAKGAMLTHGNLIANLLQAKAWIEDQLTGDVETVLTPLPLYHIYSLTVNAFIFLGLGGRNILIANPRDTKTMMKILRHETFTGITGINTLYNAFLDNEEFRKRDFSKLKLAMAGGMAMQRAVAERFEQVTGCPIVEGYGLTECSPIVTMNPYDAHEKRAFSGTIGLPAPSTIVRFRTEDGAWANVGEPGELCVHGPQVMRGYWQRPDETAKVIDADGWLATGDIGVMDEQGFIRLIDRKKDMILVSGFNVYPNEIEDVLVSHPGIREAAAIGIPDPVHGERIKVFVVPRDASLTVEDVLTHCRKNLTGYKMPKAVEFRDALPQTNVGKILRRALRDEELAKLANAPADPHAKH
- a CDS encoding DUF1571 domain-containing protein; amino-acid sequence: MTTRFSIAFWEECMPHTLPLHPSSSSRTRFARRRLATASAALSLSLSLMLGHGAAHAQVNAEASAAVESGAQEAALPAELAKVAKLPVEQQACWLRTAARQGTLEKLDDATLTALFKSLDPQTVPDYVAAGPIGHPSYEFTMLRQERISGKWSDTPDHMLVKVTRSPLRVYAKWLPDGAHSGQEVIYDSSKRADEMYGHLGGLLGKVPMWTAVDGTLARAQSNHQVRDLGTEFVANLYLTEAKKYREAGALKPTHVEAKTVKGVRVVALTYETPGGRPQFYAKKETLGLDLRQPYFRTVESYDNDGRVFEKIVFEKITPKSLDETAFDPKNPDYKF
- a CDS encoding PXPV repeat protein yields the protein MKKWLTITMLGVALLGAAGAATAGGVDLSIGVGVPVAPVYVAPQPVYVAPQPAVVGYPAYGWRGDDEDDDWKHYHKHWRKWHRHHDDDDD
- the hfq gene encoding RNA chaperone Hfq — its product is MANPAESHPQNDFINAARKERKRVEIYLVNGIRLTGCIESFDQYLVMLRTPVGLQGIYKRAISTIQLDTGGSRPGGRGPRAGGAHGGGGRPGGREGGGHGPYGSHGGSREPRGDGGGYGARESRGDGGYGSRESRGDGGYGSREPRGDGGYGAREPREPREPRESYGAPQEGASTPSGTQERNGNGPVIVTRRRRSLGPTDGQ
- a CDS encoding DUF2968 domain-containing protein, encoding MGRVFVAIAAAGGLCGAHAQALEGNGGAASPALTASGAAASPGVSAPAVVNLSAPAGAPAAGASTEAGGKSTIDELQRQIQARELTEMRTTYNGSYGASLLLNIQEGTYFVALFQQKAFWRVIRTASEARAEAVYRDFAKQSETLAVNELQAAKLESQKALTDRQIAVAQERASRLQADLSIAREQRAAVATRQKDKLDETVALREQKSERQDQLRKLQQQVRSLQRQAEAGLPKVR
- a CDS encoding sigma 54-interacting transcriptional regulator — encoded protein: MRNTNAIEGLDLYVWEGKADIVDRVARCMSSFDVEVIRADNEELSAERTAMRPSLAIISVSMIESGAAFLRTWQAEIGMPVVWVGAARDHDPSLYPPEYSHILPLDFTCAELRGMISKLAVQLRAHAAKALEPSTLVAHSDCMQALLQEVDTFADCDTNVLLHGETGVGKERIAQLLHEKHSRYGMGEFVPVNCGAIPDGLFESLFFGHAKGSFTGAVGTHKGYFEQAAGGTLFLDEVGDLPLYQQVKLLRVLEDGAVLRIGATAPVKVDFRLVAASNKKLPQLVKDGLFRADLYYRLAVIELSIPSLEERGPVDKIALFKSFVASIVGEDRLAALPELPYWLAEAVADSYFPGNVRELRNLAERVGVTVRQTGGWDTVRLQRLIAHARSAAQPAPAESAPDVFVDRSKWDMTERNRVIAALDANGWRRQDTAQHLGISRKVLWEKMRKYQIFDEEPEARESE